In Streptomyces sp. 71268, the DNA window CTGTTCGCCGTGGCATCGCGGGCAAGGTACCCGGTCGGCCGCCGTAAACGTGGCGTCCGTCGGCCCGGCCCGCCGGTCGGACCGACGACCAGCCATCCTCACTGGTAACAAATCCACAAATGAACATAAAGTAGGGCAATGCGTACCGAGGATGTTCTGGCCACGATCAATACCGGCCTGTGGCGGTGGGGCAACGCCTCGACGAAGGTCACCCTCGACGCCGAGGCGGCCCGGCTCCTCGGGCTGCCCGCCGTGCCCGTCACCCTCCCGGAGGCCACGGTCCGCGCCCGGTTCCACCCCGTCGACTGGACCGAGATCAACGGCATCGTGAACCTCGCCCTGGCCGAGGGCACCCTCGCCGAGGCCAGGCTACGGATCGTGGACGAGCACGGCACCGTGTTGCGCACGGTGCGCAGCCGCACCCGGCCCATCGTGCGCGGCGAGCACTTCGAGCTGGTCGGCACCCTTGAAGAGGTCCCCGCGCTGGCCCCGGGCACCGCGGCGGCCACCCCGGTCACCGGCGACTGGCGGCGCAACCGCGAGGCGTTCCTGCTGGACGCGGGGCGCGCACTGGCCGAGGCGCAGTCCAGCGCCGAGGTGCTACGGGTCGCCGCGGGGCTCTCCATGCCCGGCTCCACCCCCGACGGCCTCGCGGTCTTCGGCGTCGAGGGCAACCGGATCACCGTCATCGGCCATCAGGGGTACGGGGAGGACGACGAGGGGCCGTTCTTCGACATGTCGGTGGACACCGACTACCCGGCCGCCGAGGCCGTCCGCACCGGCCGCGCGATCTACCTGCCGACCCCCGAGGACTACCGCCGTCGCTTCCCCGCCGCCTGGTCGCTCGCCCAGCCGCTCGGCCGCCACTCGTGGGCCTTCCTGCCGCTGATCGTGGCGGGCAGGACCATCGGCGCCTGGATGGGCGCCTTCAGCCAGCCGGTGTCCTTCACGCCCGACGAGCGCTCGGTGCTCACCACCATCGCCCGGATGTTCGCGCAGGCCCTGTCGCGGGCCAGCCTGCACGACACCGAGCGCGAACTCGCCGACGGCCTCCAGCGCGCGATGCTGCCCGACCGCAGACCGGAGGTGCCGGGCCTGACCATCGCCGCGCGGTACGTGCCCACCGGCGGCGGGCTCCAGGTCGGGGGCGACTGGTACGACGTGATCCCGCTGCCGTCGGGACGCACCGCGCTGGTCATCGGCGACGTCCAGGGACACGACGTGCGGGCGGCGGGGCTGATGGGACAGTTGCGGATCGCGCTGCGGGCGTACGCCACCGAGGGCCACCACCCGGACGCGGTGCTCTCCCGCGCCTCCCGGTTCTTCGCGAGCCTGACCGACACCGGCGGCCGGGCCAGGGCCGGCAGCGGCCCGCACACCGAGGACGACGACAACGCCGACCCGCGCTTCGCGACCTGCCTCTACATGGAGGTGGACCCGGCCACCGGCACCCTGGACGTGGCCCGCGCGGGCCACCCGGACCCGGCCATCGCGCACGGCGACGGCACGGTCATGCTCCGCCCGACGGCGGGCGGGCTGCCGCTCGGCGTCATCCCCGACGCCGACTACCCCACGACGCGGCTCACCCTCGAACCCGACGAGACGCTGCTGGTCTGCACGGACGGCCTGATCGAGACCGGCGGCCACGACCTGCAGACCGGCTGGGAACGCATCCGCGCGGTCTTCGGCGAGCACCTGCGCGACCTGGACGACCCTGGCCGGTCGGGCGCCGACGGCTCCGCCGGGGCGGGTGTGGGCGGCCCCGCCGGGGCGGGTACGGGCGCTGGGGCGGGTACGGGCGGCACCGGTGGGGCGGGCGCGAACGGGGCCGAGCCGCGGTTGCGCAGTCAGGAGGACCTGGACGCGCTCGCCGACGCGCTGTTGCAGGCCGTCCACGGGCCGCCGTCGCACTACCGGACCGGGCCGCTGGCCGACCGCCGCGAGGACGACATCGCCTTCGTCCTGATATCCCGTGGCCTGCCGAGCCCCGAGGCGGCGGGCCCGCGCAGGCGCCGGGCGGCCATCACCGTGGCCCAGGCCCAGCCGGAGCAGATCTCGCAGGCCCGGCTCCAGCTCCGCCAGATGCTGCACGACTGGACGTCGGACGACCAGGTCGAGTCGGCCGTCCTGCTGCTGTCCGAGATGGTCACCAACGTGCTGCTGCACACCGAGGACGACGCGCTGGTGATCGCCGAGATCAGCGGCGAGCCGGGCGCGCGCCGGCTACGGCTCGACGTCGCCGACGCCAGCGACGAACTCCCGCACCGCCGCCACCCGGGCGAACTCGCCTCCTCCGGGCGCGGGCTGCTGCTGATGGAGATGCTGGCGGACTCCTGGGGCGTGGACCCACGGGGCAAGGGCAAGTGCATCTGGGTCGAGCTGCGCGAACCGGCCCCCGAACCCGCCACCGCGCCGGCCCCCCACGCCACGAGCGCCACCACCACCGCCCCGGCCCACCCACCCGCCACCGACCCCACACCCACCCCCACGTCCGACCCGCCCCCCGCACCACAACGACCCCCCTTCCCCGAGCCGGACACGACGGCGCGGGGCTGAGCGGCGACGGCCGGGCGCGGGCGGCGGCCGGGCGCTGGCGGGCTGAACGGCACCGGACGGGCGGCGCCGGGCCGGGCCCTGGCGGCCGAGGCAGCGACGGCCGGGCGGACGACGCGGAGAGGCTGGGCGGGCCACGCGGAGAGAGGGACGGGCCAGCCGGAGCGTGGGGTTCCGGCGGCGAGCGGGTGTGCCGCGGGCGTCGAACGGGCGGACAACGCCCGACAGTTGGTCTGGACCTGAGACGGTACGACTCGGGCGCGCCGCCGCGCCAACCGGGCGCGGCACCCGGCGCCCGCCGCCACACCCCACCCGCTCACCTGCGCGCACCGGCGCCCCCGGGCCACATTCCCGGGCCGCCGACGAACATCAACGGGCCCGTCCCGCCCCGAGTCGAGCCATTTCCCGCACGGGCCGAGTGGACACGTACGACCGATGTGCCAGAATTAATGCGCACATCCACGAGCGGACACGCACGACGTTTCAAAGCCCTGCGCCCTTACCAGGTTCAGGGTTTGGCAATACTTCCCGAACGGCTGCCCCATTTCACTGGCCCCGAGGAGAAGGGTTGTTATGAACGACATGCATCGCGGCTCCACCGGCGCCGGCGTCCGTCATTCTCCCGTCATTCCGCCGGCCGATTCCTCGTCGAATCGCACGATGCGCGGAATCTTCGGCCAGCTCTATGAAAGCGACGCCTGGAAGCTGTTTCCCGGAAGCGCGGAAAAGAACGACGACATATCGCGTTCGGGCAGCGGATCGAGCCTGACCCAGACCACCGCCCTGCGGCGCGAACTGCCCGAACTGGTCTCGCGGCTCGGCGTCCGCAGCTTCCTCGACGTACCGTGCGGGGACTTCCACTGGATGTCCCACGTGGAACTCGACGTGGACACCTACCTCGGGACCGACGTGGTCCCCGAGGTCGTCGAACGCAACCAGCGGCGCTTCGCGCGCCCGGGCCGCGCGTTCCGCGTGCTCGACATCACCCGCGGCCCCCTCCCCCGGGTCGACATGGTCTTCTCCCGGGACTGCCTGGTCCACTTCGGCGACGCCGACGTACGAGCCGCCCTCGACAACGTGAAACGCAGCGGCTCGACCTACTTCGCGACGACCACCTTCACCGGCCGGACCAGCAACGCCGCCGACATCGAGACCGGCGGCTGGCGCTCCCTCAACCTGTGCCGCGCGCCCTTCTCGCTCCCCGCCCCGCTCCACGTGATCGACGAGCGGTGCACGGAGTCCTACGTGACCAGGGAGGGCGGGACCGAGGTCGAGCACCGCTTCGCCGACAAGTCGATCGGCGTCTGGCGCACCACCGACCTGTAAGCGCTCCCAGCCCCGGCATATCACGACGTCCATCACGATATTCGGAGCCCACGAAAGTGCCCTTACGTGATACCCGCATGCCCGGAATCGTCGTCGTCAACGAGAGATACCTCCCGGACAGCGAGACCGAGCCGGCACATGTCGGCGCCACCTCGTTCTCCCGTTCCGCACTGCGCTGCCTGCGCGACGCCGGAATCTCCGCCGGAGCCATCCTCTACCGGCGGGACGAGAACATCTCACAGCCGCGCGTCGACCTCGTACACCGGTCGGGACTGCGCTGCGCCACACTCCGTTTCCACTTCGACATGAGCGCGGACGCGGTGAGCCGCGCCATCGCCACCGCTTCGGAGCTGCTCTGTGCCGAACACGGATTCAGCGGCCAGGCCATGCTCTATTACCAGACGGACGCCCTGCTGGGATTCCACCCGCCGGAACTCGCCTGCTGCGTGACCCACCACGGCCCTTTCGTACACGACTTCATGGACGTGTTCTCGGCCCACGAGACGGCGCGGGCGTTCGGCGACGCGGCCAAGGCGTTGCACCTGTTCAAGCACCAGGAACTGGGCCTGAACCGGATGCGGTCGAACGGGCGCATGTTCGTGCTCCAACACTCGCGGCTGCAACGCGAGTACCTGGTGGGCCGGGGCGTAGACGAGCAGCGCATCCGCGCGGTACGGCCACCCATAGCGCCGCCCGCCACGCCGGGCCCGCTGCGCGATCAGCGTGTCAGGTCGTTCGTCGAGGGCGCCGAGCTGCTGGTCTTCACCGCGGTCGCGCGCCTGGACTACTTCAAGAACGTCGAACTCCTGGTCAGCGGCGCCGTCCAGGCCCGCAAACGCGGCCTGCCGGTGCGCGTCCTGGTCGTCGGCGACGCCCCCGACGACACGGCCGCCCGCGAGGCGCTGCGCGCCCGCGTGCCGAGCGAACACGAGGCGGAGTTCCTGGCGGTCGGCAAGCTCGCCAAGAACGAGCTGTACGCCCTGTTCCACCTGGCCCGCCCGAACGGCGTCTTCGTCTGCTCGTCGCGCTACGAAACGCTGGGCATCACCCCGCTGGAGGCCGCGCTCTCCGGCGTCAGCACCCTGATAGTCGACTCCGACAAGGTGGAGGCGAGCAGGTTCTTCCCCACCACCCACCGCTTCCTCCCCAGCACTGACGGCCTCGCCGACGCCATCGGCCACCTGACCACCCACCCCTGGGGCCTCGAACGACTCGGCGCGGCACTACGCGAGACCATCGCGCCGGAGATCTCCGAGGCCAACTTCGAACGGGACACCCTCACCGCCTGGACCCACTTCTCCCACGCGGCCCGACGAGGGGGCACCTGACGGGGACGGGCCTCTGTAGGGGGCGGGCCTTTGGTGGGGGCGGGCCCGGGGCGGGCCCCCTGGTGGGGGCGGGCCGGGGTCGGGTGCCGGGCCGCTCCCGCCCGGGTCGCGCGGCTACCCCCGCCCGCCCCCACGGGGCCGCTCGTACGGGCCCCCGGCCGCGTACGGCCCCGCGTCGCGCCCCTCGGAGCCGCCCCCGCACCCCGTCACCATCGCGGCGGCGCCGGGACCGACCGGGCCCCCACCGGCCACATCCGGCCTACCGGCCCCACCACCACCCCCGCCAGACCCACCCGAGTCGCCCGGGCCGCCCCCGCCCCCGGGGCCGCCGTCGCCCGTACCCGGGTCCGGCGCCTCGCGGCCGTAGTGGTCGCGCAGGTCGGCGACGACACCGAAGGCCGCGGCGGTGAGGGGGACGGCCAGCAGCATGCCCAGGATGCCGGCCAGGCTGGCGCCCGCCGTGAGGGTGATCATGACGACCGCGGGGTGCATCTGCACCGTGCGGCTCTGTACCACCGGCTGGAGCACGTGGCCCTCGAGGACCTGGACGGCCAGCACCACGCCCAGTGCCCACAACGCGATCGCGAGGCCGCCGTCGGCGAAGGCGACGAGCACGGCGACCGCGCCGGAGAGGAAGGCGCCCAGGTAGGGGATGTAGGCCCCGACGAAGACCAGCGCGCCGAGCCCCACCGCGCCGGGCACGCTCAACACCAGCAGCCCGATGGTGATGCACACCGCGTCGATGAGCGCGATCACCGTGGTGCCGCGCATGAAGCCCTCGACGGCCTGGAAGGCCCGCCGGGCCACCGCCTCGAGCCGGGGGCCCGTACCGCGCGGCGCGTACGCGTGCAGGGTGCGCACCGCCCGGTCGGCGTCGCGCAGGAAGAAGAAGGTGAGCAGCAGCGCGAGGAACGCGGCGGCGGCCATCTGGCCGACGACGCTGAGCCCGGAGACCAGCCCGGTCGCCGCCGTACCGCCGAACTTGTCGGCCAGCTCCCGCCCGTTGGAGGCCATGTCCTCCACGGAGTTGCCCGCGATGTCGAAGTCCCCCGACAGGTCCCGCGCCGCGTCCTTGACCGAGGCGACGATCTGGTCACCGCTGTCCACGAGGGCTTGCACGACGATGTAGACCGCCCCGCCCACGACCGCGAGCAGCGCCAGACAGGTGAGCCCGGCGGCGAGCGAGGCGTTCAGGTGCCTGCGCACCAGCCACCGGTACAGCGGACCGAGCAACGCGGAGCCGAGCAGCGCGAGCAGCACGGGCGTCACGGCGGCCTTGAGCACCACCGTGAGCCAGACGACCACCCCGGCCACGGCGGCCATCAACAGCAGCGCCCCGCACCAGGCAGCGACCCGGCGCACCTCGTACGGCAACAGGGCGGGCTCCGGCCCGCGCGGCGAAGCTGGGCGATCACTGGGCACACCCCCAGCCCACCACGCCCACCCCCACACCACCCGCCGACAGCCGCCGCGCGGGTGACGGGCCGACGCCGGGCTCACCCGGGCGCGGGCGGGTCCCGGCGGCCACCGGGTGAGCGACAGTCCGGGCCCGGCCGCCACCCACGAGAAGCCGCCGTCGTTGATGATCCCGCCGCAGGGCGGGTCCACGGTGTCGCCGATCGGATACGTGACCGCCTGGAAACCGCACGGGCACCAGGGCACACAATTGCAACTCCCTTGCCAGGCAGTACTGTTGCGCCATGGGGAGACCGGCCGTGATTCGCGGCATGGCCCATCACGTGGGCATCTACACGCGACAGTCCGAGCAACGTGCGAGCAGGAGCGAGGCGAGCACGGAAACGCAGTGGCACGAGTGCGTTTCCGGACTCGCCCACTGGGGGCTGGAACCGCAGTGCATCGAGCGCTACGAGGACCTCGGCATCTCCGCCTTCAAGGACGTTGACCGCCCCGGCTACCGCCGCTTGCTCGCTGACGCTGGCGCGGGTCGGCTCAACGTCATCGTCGTGCACTACATGTCACGGCTCAGCCGCAGGACGGCGCAGGAGACGTACGACGACCTGAGCCCGCTGCTCCGCAACGGCGTCCGGATCATCAGCGTCGGGGAGAAGCGGGAGTGCCACGCGAACAACCTCTTCGCGTTGTTCGAGCTTCTCTTCAAGCTCCAGGCCAGTCATGAGGAGAGCCTGAACAAGTCCCTCGCCATCAGGGCCACGAAGGACCTCGAAGCTCGTCTGGGTGGCTACACCGGCAAGGCGCCGTTCGGTTTCACGCTGGTTCGCGAGACCCGGCACACCGACAGCGGGAAGCCCGTTTCCGTCAAGATCCTGACCCCGGACACCGAGCACGAGGCGCCCGTCGTCCGGCGTATCGCGGAGCTTGCCGACAACTGGATCACGGAGAACGATCCGACCGGATCCGTCTGGAAGATCGCCCGCATCCTGGAGAAGGAGGGACACCAGACGCGCGGACAGCGGACGGCCATGGCGCGGGTGGACGCCAGGTGGGACGCCAAGACAGTGAAGCGTGTCCTCGTCGACCCCCGCATCGCCGGGTTCGACGTCGAGAGCGTGTACGGCACCCGCAGGGACGGCACCCGCTCGAACACGGTCGCCGAATACCGCCTCGTACGCCGAGCCGACGGTTCCCCCGTACAGCGCTATGCGCCGATCATCTCCGCGGAGCAGTGGTACCGGATCCAGGGTTGGCTCAGCGACCGGCATCCGGGCGGCAACCCTCACTGGGACGGCAGGCCGTCGGGGCTGCTGTCCGCGATGAAGCTGTTGTTCTGCGAATGCGGCGCGATCATGACGCACGGCGGCTCGGGCTCCAAGAAGCACTACCGATGCCGTCGGCGTGTCATCAAGCCCGGACAGCATGAGGGAGAGGTCACCATCGGCGCCCGGGGAATCGAGCAGTACCTCGCCCGACGGATCTTCGCCGTCATGCGGGTCACGGACGATGAGTCCGCACTCGCCGTTCTCGCCGAGGCCGCCAACCGCTACGCCATCCAGCGGGAGAGGACGGAGGCTCCGGAGGTGACGCAGGAGCGTGATCGGTTGATCTCGGAGCGCGCGCGCCTCCGGAGGTCCCGCGAGGCGCACCACGCCGACCGCGAGCGCGTGATGCTCAGGGGCGGATTCGTGGACGACTTCGCCCGCGAGTCATGGGGCGCAATCGAACGGGCGCTCGCGGAGCGGATGCGCTCGATCGACGCACGCATCGCCGGGATCGGTGACGGCAAGACCGTTGGGCTGCCGTACGAGGAGTGGCTCACCACCGATACGGACCCGACCGGTCCGGGCTCGTGGTGGGACACCGCGGACTTCGAGGCGAAGCGCGCGTTCCTCCGTCTGTTCTTCGACCGCGTCAGCGTCAGCAAGGCGCGGCGCTGGGCCGGGAGGGGATTCCCGGTCGAGTCCCGTGTGACGATCGAGTGGGCCGGCGGCGTTGACCTGAGCGGCCGTCCGAAGATCGGGGTCGCGTAGCCGGTAACGTCGACGGGCTCTGTGCGCGGACGTGTCCGAGCGGGGCCCGCACGAGGCCCCCGGCCCACTGCCGCGACGGTGGTCGACACCGTTCAGCGGACCCCGCGGCAGGTTATTCGGCGGCGCCGGCCGCCCCAACGGCCGGCGCCGCCGTCGCATGGCCCGGTGCGTCCGACGACGTGAGGCCGCACCCCATCGGACGCCCTGGCCTGGCTCTGGCCCCGGGCCGGACGGCCCGGGGGTGGGTCAGGGCGCGTACCGCGTCCTACGCGTGCGGCAAGCGCTCGGTCGACGGGATGACGCCCAGCCGGCCCGCCTGGAAGTCATCGACCGCTTGCTGGAGTTCGGCGCGGGTGTTCATGACGAACGGCCCGTAGTGCGCCATGGGCTCACGGATCGGCTGCCCGCCGAGGAGCAGCACCTCCAGGGCGTCCGACCGCGAGTCCTGCTTCGTGTCCGCACCGACCGTCAGTGCGTCGCCGCTGCCGAAGACGACGGTCTGCCCCGTGCGCACGGGGCGGCGATCCGTTCCGACATAGCCGTTTCCGGCGAGCACGTACGCGAGCGCGTTGAAGTCGGGCCGCCACGGAAGGACCAACTCTGCTCCGGCGTTCACCGTGGCGTGCACGAGCGTGATCGGCGTGTGCGTGATCCCAGGTCCTTCGTTGCCGTCGAGGTCCCCGGCGATCAGACGGATTATGGAACCACCGTCGGCGCTGGCCAGGTAGGTGACGCTGCCGCCGCCGATGTCCTGGTAGCGCGGTGCCATCATCTTGTCCTTGGCCGGGAGGTTGACCCACAGCTGGATTCCGTGGAACAGCCCGCCGGACATGACCAGTTCCTCGGGCGGAGTCTCGATGTGGAGCAAGCCGGACCCGGCCGTCATCCACTGCGTGTCACCGTCGTTGATGACACCGCCGCCGCCGTGCGAGTCCCGGTGGATGAAGCTTCCGTCCATCAGATAGGTGACGGTCTCGAACCCTCGGTGCGGGTGCCACGGAGTGCCGCGCGGCTCGCCGGCCTGGTAGTTCACCTCCCCCATCTGGTCCATCATGATGAACGGGTCGAGGTGCCGGTAGTCGATGCCGGCGAAGGCGCGACGAACGGGGAAGCCCTCCCCCTCCAGGCCGCTCGGGGCCGTACTCACAGTGAGCACAGGCCGGGGCGTCGCGTCCGTGGGGGCGCCGACCCGGGAGAGGGCCAGCGGGTCAGCGGGAGTGATGGCAGGCATGGGGATCTCCGCGTAAGTGAGAGGTGTTTTCGCAGGTCAGAACTGTGACAACGACTTCCCTAGGCCCGACGCACCGGGAAGCCCTCGCCCTCCGGGCCGCTGGGCGCGGTGGTCACGTTCAGTACGGGCCGCGGGCGCGCGGGCTGGTGGCCGGCGCGGGTGGCGGGCGCGGCGACGCGCGGCAGCGTCAGCGGGTTCTCAACGGTTACGGCGGGCATGACGGCCTCCTCGGTCGTTCCGGATTCAACTTAGTTGAATGGTGAACGACTGGCAAGACGCGCCCATTCCCGCCCGGCGCTCCGGGCGCCACTTTCGGCCACGCCGCCCGGGCCGCACCCCCACCCGCCACACCGCCCCCACACACGACGGACCCGGTCCGGGCCGCGCGTGCGCGGTCCGGACCGGGTCCGTTGGGCCGGTGGGGGGCGGGGGCGCCCCGGCGGAGGGCGGAGCCTCAGCCGTACATCTGCCGCATGGCGTAGTCCACCATCTGCTCCACGGCCTTCGCGTCGAACACCATGCGGTGCTGGCCCTCCATGTCGAGGACGAAGCCGTACCCCGTCGGGAGCAGGTCGAGGACCTCGGCGCCGGTGATCACGAAGTACTTGGACTCCTTGCCGGCGTAGCGGCGCAGCTCCTTGAGCGAGGTGAACATCGGGATCACCGGCTGCTGGGTGTTGTGCAGCGCGAGGAAGCCGGGGTTGTCGCCGCGCGGGCAGTAGACCTTCGAGGTCGAGAAGATCTGCTGGAAGTCCTCGGGGGCCATGGTGCCCGTGGTGAAGGCACGGACCGCGTCGGCCAGCGACGGGGGCGACGGCTCCGGGTACAGCGGCTGCTCGCCGTACCCCGCGCCCGGCTGACCCTGGTGGCCGTGCTGGCCCTGGTGGCCGTGCGGCGGCTGTTGCGGCGGTGGCGGGGCGGCGTACTGCTGCCCGCCCGCGTTCTGGTCGTAGCCGTACATGTCATAGAGCGTACTGAGTCACAGTTGGGCTATTGAGGGTTGCCTCTTATTACCGGTGGGTAGCATCATGGCGGTCATCGTTTGAAACGCATACGAGAACCGATCCCACCCCCGGCCGGGCGCCGTCGGCGCCTCGCTGGGTCGAGCCTTACGGAGCCGTCGCCATGGGGCACTACAAGTCGAATCTCCGCGACATCGAGTTCAACCTCTTCGAGGTGCTCGGCCGCGACAAGCTGTACGGCACCGGCCCGTTCGCCGAGATGGACGTCGAGACCGCCAAGAGCGTGCTCTCCGAGATCGCCCGCCTCTCGGAGAACGAGCTGGCCGACTCGTATGCGGACGGCGACCGGAACCCGCCGGTCTTCGACCCGGACACGAACACCGCGCCGCTGCCGGACACCTTCAAGAAGAGCTACCAGGCGTACATGGACGCCGAGTGGTGGCGCCTCGGCCTCCAGGAGGAGCTGGGCGGCACCACCGCGCCGCGCTCGCTGCTCTGGGGCTTCGCCGAGACGATCCTCGGCGCCAACCCGGCGGTGTGGATGTACGCCTCGGGCCCGGCGTTCGCGGGCGTGCTCTTCGAGGAGGGCACCGAGCAGCAGAAGCACATCGCCAAGCTCGCGGTGGACAAGCAGTGGGGCTCCACCATGGTGCTGACCGAGCCGGACGCCGGCTCCGACGTCGGCGCCGGCCGCACCAAGGCCACCCAGCAGGACGACGGCTCCTGGCACATCGAGGGCGTCAAGCGCTTCATCACCTCGGGCGAGCACGACATGTCCGAGAACATCCTGCACTACGTCCTCGCCCGCCCCGAGGGCCACGGCCCGGGCACCAAGGGTCTGTCGCTGTTCCTCGTCCCGAAGTACGAGTTCGACTTCGAGACCGGCGAGCTGGGCGAGCGCAACGGCGTCTACGCCACCAACGTCGAGCACAAGATGGGCCTCAAGGCGTCCAACACGTGCGAGATGACCTTCGGCGACCGGCACCCCGCCAAGGGCTGGCTGATCGGTGAGAAGCACGACGGCATCCGGCAGATGTTCCGCATCATCGAGTTCGCCCGGATGATGGTCGGTACGAAGGCCA includes these proteins:
- a CDS encoding SpoIIE family protein phosphatase, with the translated sequence MRTEDVLATINTGLWRWGNASTKVTLDAEAARLLGLPAVPVTLPEATVRARFHPVDWTEINGIVNLALAEGTLAEARLRIVDEHGTVLRTVRSRTRPIVRGEHFELVGTLEEVPALAPGTAAATPVTGDWRRNREAFLLDAGRALAEAQSSAEVLRVAAGLSMPGSTPDGLAVFGVEGNRITVIGHQGYGEDDEGPFFDMSVDTDYPAAEAVRTGRAIYLPTPEDYRRRFPAAWSLAQPLGRHSWAFLPLIVAGRTIGAWMGAFSQPVSFTPDERSVLTTIARMFAQALSRASLHDTERELADGLQRAMLPDRRPEVPGLTIAARYVPTGGGLQVGGDWYDVIPLPSGRTALVIGDVQGHDVRAAGLMGQLRIALRAYATEGHHPDAVLSRASRFFASLTDTGGRARAGSGPHTEDDDNADPRFATCLYMEVDPATGTLDVARAGHPDPAIAHGDGTVMLRPTAGGLPLGVIPDADYPTTRLTLEPDETLLVCTDGLIETGGHDLQTGWERIRAVFGEHLRDLDDPGRSGADGSAGAGVGGPAGAGTGAGAGTGGTGGAGANGAEPRLRSQEDLDALADALLQAVHGPPSHYRTGPLADRREDDIAFVLISRGLPSPEAAGPRRRRAAITVAQAQPEQISQARLQLRQMLHDWTSDDQVESAVLLLSEMVTNVLLHTEDDALVIAEISGEPGARRLRLDVADASDELPHRRHPGELASSGRGLLLMEMLADSWGVDPRGKGKCIWVELREPAPEPATAPAPHATSATTTAPAHPPATDPTPTPTSDPPPAPQRPPFPEPDTTARG
- a CDS encoding class I SAM-dependent methyltransferase, producing MNDMHRGSTGAGVRHSPVIPPADSSSNRTMRGIFGQLYESDAWKLFPGSAEKNDDISRSGSGSSLTQTTALRRELPELVSRLGVRSFLDVPCGDFHWMSHVELDVDTYLGTDVVPEVVERNQRRFARPGRAFRVLDITRGPLPRVDMVFSRDCLVHFGDADVRAALDNVKRSGSTYFATTTFTGRTSNAADIETGGWRSLNLCRAPFSLPAPLHVIDERCTESYVTREGGTEVEHRFADKSIGVWRTTDL
- a CDS encoding glycosyltransferase — translated: MPGIVVVNERYLPDSETEPAHVGATSFSRSALRCLRDAGISAGAILYRRDENISQPRVDLVHRSGLRCATLRFHFDMSADAVSRAIATASELLCAEHGFSGQAMLYYQTDALLGFHPPELACCVTHHGPFVHDFMDVFSAHETARAFGDAAKALHLFKHQELGLNRMRSNGRMFVLQHSRLQREYLVGRGVDEQRIRAVRPPIAPPATPGPLRDQRVRSFVEGAELLVFTAVARLDYFKNVELLVSGAVQARKRGLPVRVLVVGDAPDDTAAREALRARVPSEHEAEFLAVGKLAKNELYALFHLARPNGVFVCSSRYETLGITPLEAALSGVSTLIVDSDKVEASRFFPTTHRFLPSTDGLADAIGHLTTHPWGLERLGAALRETIAPEISEANFERDTLTAWTHFSHAARRGGT
- a CDS encoding AI-2E family transporter; this encodes MAAVAGVVVWLTVVLKAAVTPVLLALLGSALLGPLYRWLVRRHLNASLAAGLTCLALLAVVGGAVYIVVQALVDSGDQIVASVKDAARDLSGDFDIAGNSVEDMASNGRELADKFGGTAATGLVSGLSVVGQMAAAAFLALLLTFFFLRDADRAVRTLHAYAPRGTGPRLEAVARRAFQAVEGFMRGTTVIALIDAVCITIGLLVLSVPGAVGLGALVFVGAYIPYLGAFLSGAVAVLVAFADGGLAIALWALGVVLAVQVLEGHVLQPVVQSRTVQMHPAVVMITLTAGASLAGILGMLLAVPLTAAAFGVVADLRDHYGREAPDPGTGDGGPGGGGGPGDSGGSGGGGGGAGRPDVAGGGPVGPGAAAMVTGCGGGSEGRDAGPYAAGGPYERPRGGGRG
- a CDS encoding recombinase family protein; its protein translation is MAHHVGIYTRQSEQRASRSEASTETQWHECVSGLAHWGLEPQCIERYEDLGISAFKDVDRPGYRRLLADAGAGRLNVIVVHYMSRLSRRTAQETYDDLSPLLRNGVRIISVGEKRECHANNLFALFELLFKLQASHEESLNKSLAIRATKDLEARLGGYTGKAPFGFTLVRETRHTDSGKPVSVKILTPDTEHEAPVVRRIAELADNWITENDPTGSVWKIARILEKEGHQTRGQRTAMARVDARWDAKTVKRVLVDPRIAGFDVESVYGTRRDGTRSNTVAEYRLVRRADGSPVQRYAPIISAEQWYRIQGWLSDRHPGGNPHWDGRPSGLLSAMKLLFCECGAIMTHGGSGSKKHYRCRRRVIKPGQHEGEVTIGARGIEQYLARRIFAVMRVTDDESALAVLAEAANRYAIQRERTEAPEVTQERDRLISERARLRRSREAHHADRERVMLRGGFVDDFARESWGAIERALAERMRSIDARIAGIGDGKTVGLPYEEWLTTDTDPTGPGSWWDTADFEAKRAFLRLFFDRVSVSKARRWAGRGFPVESRVTIEWAGGVDLSGRPKIGVA
- a CDS encoding pirin family protein translates to MPAITPADPLALSRVGAPTDATPRPVLTVSTAPSGLEGEGFPVRRAFAGIDYRHLDPFIMMDQMGEVNYQAGEPRGTPWHPHRGFETVTYLMDGSFIHRDSHGGGGVINDGDTQWMTAGSGLLHIETPPEELVMSGGLFHGIQLWVNLPAKDKMMAPRYQDIGGGSVTYLASADGGSIIRLIAGDLDGNEGPGITHTPITLVHATVNAGAELVLPWRPDFNALAYVLAGNGYVGTDRRPVRTGQTVVFGSGDALTVGADTKQDSRSDALEVLLLGGQPIREPMAHYGPFVMNTRAELQQAVDDFQAGRLGVIPSTERLPHA
- a CDS encoding SseB family protein; translated protein: MYGYDQNAGGQQYAAPPPPQQPPHGHQGQHGHQGQPGAGYGEQPLYPEPSPPSLADAVRAFTTGTMAPEDFQQIFSTSKVYCPRGDNPGFLALHNTQQPVIPMFTSLKELRRYAGKESKYFVITGAEVLDLLPTGYGFVLDMEGQHRMVFDAKAVEQMVDYAMRQMYG
- a CDS encoding acyl-CoA dehydrogenase, with product MGHYKSNLRDIEFNLFEVLGRDKLYGTGPFAEMDVETAKSVLSEIARLSENELADSYADGDRNPPVFDPDTNTAPLPDTFKKSYQAYMDAEWWRLGLQEELGGTTAPRSLLWGFAETILGANPAVWMYASGPAFAGVLFEEGTEQQKHIAKLAVDKQWGSTMVLTEPDAGSDVGAGRTKATQQDDGSWHIEGVKRFITSGEHDMSENILHYVLARPEGHGPGTKGLSLFLVPKYEFDFETGELGERNGVYATNVEHKMGLKASNTCEMTFGDRHPAKGWLIGEKHDGIRQMFRIIEFARMMVGTKAIATLSTGYLNALEYAKERVQGPDLAAFTDKTAPRVTITHHPDVRRSLMTQKAYAEGMRALVLYTASVQDEILVKETAGEDAKALHGLNDLLLPIVKGYGSEKSYEQLAQSLQTFGGSGYLQEYPIEQYIRDAKIDTLYEGTTAIQGQDYFFRKIVRDQGQALTTLSDEIKKFLAEAGGGDELAAAREELAKAAVDLEAIVSAMLTDLAATEKDVASIYKVGLNTTRLLLASGDVIVGYLLLRGAAVAAAKLPTATAKDVPFYQGKVAAAKFFAHNVLPGVSTQRALAESIDQSLMELDEAAF